Part of the Ornithodoros turicata isolate Travis chromosome 6, ASM3712646v1, whole genome shotgun sequence genome, TCTTTAACAAAAAATGTTTGTATAACGCGCCGCTAGTCCTATACGCATGCACATTGTTCATGCCACATGGCGGCGTAGGAAGAACAAGCTTTTCGACTGTAATTTCTACAATATTTCCAACCTGGATTACTTTACACCTCTTAGTGTACACCAGTAATATATTCAGGTACTGGGGAATACAAGCAACACTCATTTGTGCCAGCGCGTACACTTCAATAACCCGTGCATGTGGTGACATATCGTAATTATCATCATACCGGCTTTCTAGTTTGTGCAATTCCCAGATCACGGCGAAgtgcttcactgtgtttgtgcATACTTTAACGTACTAGAGTTTGAcgtgttttgtttgattgcgaAGAAATCGGGTAACTCATGGGTAGTCAATCACTTTGGATGTTTTCGGCATGACACATACTCAGACTGTGCAAACTAATGTTTATTTGTGTAACCTTATGTACAGTGACACCTTGTCTTCCAGAAATTATTGTGCACGGGTGCAATCTATGGTTTGCAATGCACTGCTTAATGCGCCGCTGTGTCACATGAGCTAACATAAGGATACGGAATCTAATACGACCCCATTTTCCTCAGCAGTTATTGTTTGAAGAAAATCCACCACCATGCCGCTATCGTGTCGGTTTTACTCGCAAAAATATCCGGAGCCCGAGGATGTTGTTATGGTCAACGTTCGGCAGATCGCCGAAATGGGAGCCTATGTCTACCTGCTGGAATACAACAACATTGAGGGCATGATTCTGCTGTCTGAGTTGTCTCGTCGTAGAATTCGATCCATCAACAAACTCATCAGGGTGGGGAGGAGTGAATGTGTGGTGGTGATCCGTGTAGATAAAGACAAGGGTAAGTATCACACTACTTGATAAGTATGATACAGAGAGGGAGGAACGGACATGACACATTCTCCTATGTGCGACAGAAAGTGTAATCCGTGTGTAATTTCTTCAGTGATGGCATACATATATTGCATATGACTTGATAGAGCTGAAACCTGACAGCTTTACCTTAACACGCTGCATGTGAAACACTTTCATTGATATACGATATCCCATGTTAGTCACACATTTTTCAATGCATGATACACCTTTCTCATTGCACATCTCCGCTGGCAGAAATGTGCAAATCGTAGGTTCTAAGTAGGCATCGTAGGCATGCTAAGAGTGCAGAATAAGATCTGCTTCAAACCCAGAGTTCCAGACAGGCCCATAAAATCCTAGCTGGGACAATGACACATTGTTGAAGAGTTGGAAATGATTTCCGTTGTTCCTACCAGTGTGTCTTACTAAATTATATCCATGGTAGATGTTGATGTAATCACATTATTTGTCACGCAGGTTATATTGACTTGTCAAAACGACGTGTATCTCCAGAAGATATAACAAAGTGTGAAGAGAAGTTTGCAAAAGGCAAAGCTGTAAGTTTTTTGTGTCTACTGTACTTCTTAAACAACGTGAGCAATTAGGATTAGCCGAGGCAGGACACAAATATGGACAATACAAACATGACGTCGGCACCTTTTCCCTTCAATACTGTACTTTTGGTGATGCTGTGACACTTTCTCCCAAGTTATAGGTTCTTTTCAGAGTTTTCCGTTGCAGAGACTCGGGGGTTTACCAGAGTTTTCAATTCCTGGAAAATTTGGAGTTTGTTGGACATTCTATGCTTTGGAAAACTCTGTATTTTCCAGGAATTAAAAGTACTGCTAAATGACTCCTGATTTATGTCAAATGAAAACTCCAAAGAGTTGGAACCCTAGTCATAGATGATTATTTACGACAACACAAACCTGCCTTAGAAATTATCCAGCAAAGGTCACATAGCAAGTGTCACAGCTGGTCCGATAATCATAAAATCAGAAACCGACACATCATGGCAGGCCACCGTGCAGTACAGCTGACTTCTCCTACAGGGAGTGGCTTTAGGAGAGGTCATTTATTCCAACAATCAATTGAATTTAACGAGCTTCATGTGGGTTTCATGATCTCGTTAATCAATAGTTGTACTTCATCTTGTCGCCACGTTCATCCTCTAACATTGCCGTAGTAATGTGACAAACAATGGTGTATTTAGGTTAACAGCATACTTCGGCACGTTGCTGAAACGCTCAAATATGAAACAGATGAACAGTTAGAAGAACTATACAAGAAGACTGCGTGGTATTTTGACGAGAAGCACAAAAAGCAGGCCAGCTCGTATGACGTTTTCAAACTGTCTGTAACGTAAGTGGTGTTTTTATGTTTGCCATCAAAGGGCTCTCGTTTTTTTTAAGATGTTAATATGCTTGGGTGTTGCTCTCTTCAGTGACCCGGCTGTGTTGGATGAGTGCAACTTGGACCCGAACACAAAAGATGTCCTTCTCACAAATATCAAGCATCGTCTCACGCCTCAAGCAGTTAAAATACGTGCAGGTAAAGGCCTCCTGAGCCATTTAAAATGACCTTCCAGTTTTTGTTCAGTTGCTAGTGATCTTGATAGAAACTTACGTGGCTTGGCGAGCCATATGTGAGTaaggttgccaccaggccggtattataccggcacggccggttatttgctcgctctgccagttgccggtaggaaggtgataccggcagccttttgccggtatttgtggctcaagacctttcgtagggggcttttacggggttttcccttcaacattccactacagcttgaataaatctggagcacagacccaactccacagtcaccagtcgttttcttagttattcattatatcttgtgttcggaggggacaagagcagtggttgtgcaaagctgttggtggttgtgtcgagccagctagaacgtccctcacccactttccctttcccacgagcctttcctgcTTTCCATCTATTCCACTTCCTCTCCaccagccggtatttttcactccgaaaggtggcaaccctatatGTGAGTCACGCAATATGCGAATATGCAGACAAATATGCGGGCCAGGCAGACGCTGGCCTGGCACAGGGGGTCCCGTGGGACTCTCAGAAAGTTGTTGAAGGGGGTTCCCCAGGGTGAAGAAGTTTGAGAACCTGTGGTGTGTCGTTAGGCTATTGTCATCGTTGCCCTTGCCATATTTGTTCTGTCAACTTTGAGACATTTTCTGCAGTAGCTCCGCAGTTGTCTCCATGCTACAGCTTCTATTTTTGACAGCTTAGCGTACCCGTTGTAATATTGGTTAagacttgttttcttttttttacaatttttaaataaatttttgtTGCTGTCCAACAGACATTGAGGTCTTCTGCTACGAGTACGAGGGCATCGACGCCGTCAAGAACGCTCTCAAGAAGGGCATAGCACTTTCCACGGAGGACATGCCGATCAAGGTCAGGCGGAAGACCGGCACCATTGCATCCTCGCGGCAGCATATTCCGTAACGTAACGCACAAGTACCTTTACTACCCGTTACAGATCAACCTGATTGCGCCACCACTTTACGTCATGACGACGACCACTATGGAGAGGACAGAAGGTCTGGCTGCACTGAATCTTGCCATTGACAAGATCAGGGAAACCATCAAGGAGGCAGGAGGGGCGTTCAACGTTAAAAACGCGGTATGTCTTCTTTGATCATGAGTAGAGTCTGAAGCTTTGGGGTTTAACCCGAGTCTGCACCCCGAATTGGAGGCACCCTGAATTTCaccctctttagggtgaaacccaatttttaccccggattcttacccaatttttaccatttctaccaaaccagtacagttagtttgagtaactcagcccgatttctccccgagttTAGCGTACCGGAAGTTTTTTTTAACCCGAATTTGCATAAATTTAGAGCTCATGTTTACttgcccgatttttacccccctccccccgaactttggaaaaaatatttcccgaaaacttcaggctctaattgtGGGCAGCGTTGAGGATGCGAGCCATAAGAATTTGTTCTTAATCGCTTCAGCCGAAGGTGGTAACTGAAACGGACGAGATCGAGCTGGCGAAGCAGTTAGATCGTCTCGAACAAGAAAACGCGGAGGTcgacggcgacgacgacgaggaaGACGCGGATGCCGGATCTGGAACAGAGTCTGCAGGGGGAGACGGGGATGTGGACGTTGTCATGGAGGATGCCTAACTGGTTGCTCAGATCAGACGTGGGCACAGCTGACCCTGGTTTGGGTAATAAACTAAGACCTACCAATGATGCTCTAGCAGAGCCATTTCTATACATAAGTTGGGGTGGAGCAGAGCTGACATTTCATAAGTGAACCTTGATTTTGTGTTGTTGTGCCGATGACGGACACACACTGTGGAGCTGCCGAATTGACCTGTAACTTCTGTTTTGTCTTTTGAGCTATGTAATAGTACAAAGCTAGCATTGGTCATATCTAGGATGTCCGAAAAAACAAGTTTCTGTCATTGTTAAAAGTGAAGATATTCCAAGAGCCGGGGCCATCATAACTGGAGAATGAAAATTGTCACCGACTTAACGCAACGggaaataacaatgtatttagacgtttcgtctcctacGGAGACATTATCAGCGCGAGGCTAGGGACGGGAACAAATAAATTGTTGGACGTTGGAAAAATTGGACGTCTAAATAAATTGTTATTTCCTGTTGCGTTAAGTCtgtgacaattttcattctCCAATCGTTAAAAATGTTGTGGGCCACCTAAAAAATTGGATAGCCTGACTAACAGGCGTGATTGAAACTtggtgagaaaaaaaaaagaaagttgaaAAAGACTAAGAAACATGTCTCTTCAAGATGACGCATATGCAAGCAaactggtggatgaactccacaGTGTTAAAGGCCCGAGTCTGGGCATGCAGAGGGATGACATGAACACACGACTCATGTCTGTTGCACTTTTCATCATTTACATTCTTCCTCAACTTGCAGGTGTGATTGACTTCTCATTAATTCCCATGATCCTCCATATTCCTGGCacagttaaaggggcactaaaattcaaaaacaagttcactgcaaattacgttacacgccatgttaatttcgtacttgttatcataattcaaaactgattccgttacgaagttACAATCAAAATTGTACTGGACATGTTACACCTTTAAGTGTCCCCAGCGATGCTGTCTCCAgaccttgtttttttttaagagaTTCAAGCGTGTTAACATAAATAACGTGCTTTAATTGTAAAATGAACAACTCTACTATGTACTTCCAGCTCCGCTGGTAGCGTATAGCTTAAAATGTCTCGAAAACAATCTCTGTTATCCAAGGCATCAGATCTTTGACATTTGTAAACACTGCAGTAGTAGAGTTCTTTCCCGTAGTATTTGTCCACGAAAGAACTCCGACAACAACCCAGCCCTCAGGGCTCTCGACCATAAGAGGACCTCCTGGATCACCAAGGTGCCGTATGTTATCTCCAGTCGAAGTACATAGTTGATTCTCCTGTACATATTCGGTGCTTGCCATCACTGCTGAACAGTTGATCAGCTGAACAGGTTCTCTTGTTCTCCTTTGACTGGCTTCAGGGTAGACGGAGGAACTTGCCGCTGCTTCATTGTATGCCATCCACGTCACCATGTCGGAAACATTTAGATCTGGCCATGGGAGGCAGATTGGGCTGTAAACGGCTTTAGTTGCGGCAAAGTCCAGTGGTTCCGAAAGCACTAAGATAGCCAGGTCGTATATGGCTTTGAGCGTTCCGTGGAACTTGCAGTGAGGATGCCATGTCGCAGACTCTACAGCGAGGACGTCACGCCTTCTGTGCTTCAGGTACGTTTGAGCATCGTTCGTTCTGTGGAAAACACGGTAGGTTGGTCGATAATGGCTACTGAAGAGACAGTGAGCAGCTGTTAGGACATGTCGAGCAGATACAATCACCCCGCTGCAACTGGAGGAAATTCGGTGGGTGACAGCCATCCGAGAAAGGTGGCCAAAGAAAAAGTCTTGAGGAATCGAAGTCATATTTGTGTTTCGGTTAGAGTTGGTATGGAGTGTCTGGTGGGCATTTGGGCAGGGAAGGATGTCTTCGGGACTTCGGATGTCTGCAATGGCCTCAACTTGAATTGTGACAACCCATGGTAGCGTTCTGGGAAGGTTGTCCACTTGCTGTTGTCCACAACTGGTTGGGATGGGAAAGTCATTGAGTAGACAGCTCCTGGTTCGAAGTACGAAGAGCAAGATACACAGAGCTGTGGCTATGAACATCGTGCAAGCAGATACTAGAACCGTTTCGGAAGGACTGGCCACGAGAAGTGTTcactgcttctttttcttctcctgtTATGGAGCATGCGTAATCGTGCGATCGCAGTGAACAACGCGAAATAAGTTCGAATGGTCGAGTGGTGACCACTCGACCATTGCTGCACTTTCGTGAACTCGTGCTGCATTACTGTTGCACTTTTACCAATCGAATGGTCGAGTGTAGTGCAAAGACGTGAATGTTTCATCTGCATACTACTGCACGTCCACTGAATCGAATACGAAAGTTATATTGTTTATCTGTACCTTCTTGGTTCGGAAAGTGCAGCCCAATCGAAGACAGCTTGAAAAAACGGGCTCATGCTGTCAACAATGGAAGGTCACGTGGTCACGTTCTTACCGCCATGTGCTCGGTTTTGAAGTCGTTTCCGCAATCGCGATGTTTACCATTCTTTGCAGAAGTAACATGTCATAAAATTTGGTTGACATGAAGAAATGTTGGCACCGCTGAAAGATGGTGAGTTGACGTTTACACATAATGAGATTGTGTGTATGTGTTGCAGTTCCGTACTTTTGGGTTGGTCTAAATGTCTCTCGTTAATTTGCAAAATAAGTACTCACCACTGTGAACTTCCAATACACAAATAATAGTGAACTTGCTTTGTTACGTGTTGAATCTGTCTAAGCTGCGGATTCCTGATTTGCAAAGGGCAGTGAGCCGGACGGATGCCACTGTGGTGACCTGTGTGTTATGTTGGATGACTCCGTGTCCGTGTTTCGTTATTCGAGTTgtaaacagtttattttttccCACTATGCACACTGTTTTCTTGCCCGGGGCAGTGTAGAACGTATCCGAGCATGTGGATGTTTACTTTCACAACAGACATTGATGTATACCATATTATTTATGATGCACTGGAGGAATATATATATTACATTATGTTACAGTTGCAGTAGCATTAACATAACAATTACAACTGGAACAAAATCTTTTCACAAAATCTTATAATATCAGCTGGAACCATGTACTATCCTGTCTTTCCACGTGAACCTGCCACGTCTGGATCAGACTCTCTGGCCTCTCTTGGCACCAGTTCAACCAGAAATGTTCTTATTTGTCCTGGATGTAAGGCAACCAGTAACTTGCTGCCCATGGGATAGGCCCCCTCAGTAACAAGTGCTGTGAGGTGTTGCCCTGAGTAGCGTCTGACATATTGTTTCCAGTCGAGATGAAGCCGCTCCCTTTTATATTCATTGGCTCCCAATAGAGTTTCCTGAATGTTGGTTAAGAGCCACGGTTTCAGGAGGTTCTACAAAATATACACAAACAATTAACTGCGTAGAAGGTGACATTTGACATTCGAAAGACAAAAAGAAGTCAAAagcagataacaaaaaaaaaaaaaaagttcctcaGGGACAAATTACAAAATTGTCACAATGAAAGTAAAAAAATGTTTCATGATGTGCTGATGCATCTCCTGTCACCTGTGCAGCATAAAACAAGAACAAGGCTCTAGGGCCATTTATGggcattaaaaaagaaaagaaaaagaaacaagaataACATGGGAAGTCGAGCACTGCTGTACATTCATTACGTAAAGTTGTAAAAACTATGTTGATATTTATTTTTCCTCTTGTATTGCAAACTGTTACCTGCAAGTTTCATCTGCATACTACTTCATGGTGACCTAAATGTCTTAAACCAGTAGACATATAGCTTGTAGTGGACTGTGCACGATGACGAAATGTGTTACCGATGCATTGACAGACTAAATCTTCAATTCCTGCCATATTTGTGGACGTCAAAAGGGAATTTCCGTGCACACTTACGGAGAGGGTCACGTTGAGAGCATTTTGTAGCAGGTGATGCTCAAGTCGAATAATAACTTGCTCCGAACGAACAGATTCCAATGTCAGCAGATGAGCCTCTATCGGCATGGGTTCTTGTAATGCGGAATACTGATGTGCAAGGAAGGAGATCATAGGTTTCAGTAGAAAGCTAAGAGGTATATAACATCACTTCACAATTTGTAGTAAACTTATTGGACATAATATAATAGTCTTATGTAGCCTTCTGGTTTAACTTACTGCAAATCGCTGCAACTCCTTTATAGGAGCATGGAAGagctcgaaaaaaaaacaaaaaacggagGAGTCTGGAGTAAAAATTAGGAGTACAAGCTGTGGGACACACAttcacacaaaaagtacaaatgGAATATGCAATCTCTAATcacctctaattaccttcaattactcttacctcttactcttaattaccttcgactacttcagtttgaaatcgtTTGCCTCCATTCACATTTGCCCTCTTGCATCACCTTTGCATGTCCTCTTATACCGCTGTcttggtgaggcttcaccatctcacacacggacacaTACACGTACATACAACTTTTTCCATTCTGACACTGCTAATGCTAATGCATTAAAAATCAATGATGAATAATTTGCTGCAAATTTAGTTCACATGCTTTGCACAGTGGCTTTGAGCGTCATAAGAAAGTGCTTTGGGCCCTGGCTGTCACTATAACGCTACAGTGTGTAGGGTTCAACGTGAAATATTTACGTGAGTCGTCGGGATGTGACCACCAGGCATCATGGAGAACATTGTCACTGGCCGGTAGACCTGGCGCAGTGCCAAGTTTCGAATAGTGTGACGCGATTCTTCGATGTTTCCAACATGCAGGAAATGTTTGCCTCGAACAATGATTCCTTTGCCATCTGCGCCTCTGTCGTTCAGGGTCTCTTCAAGACCGAGATGGTCATCTGTTACGTGTTGCCTGTGAACCTGAAAAAGATAGTCAGACGCGCCGAGGCGAGCTCCACctacggacaaacacaacacatagtAGAGCCCCCCCCTCCCTCGAGTGCCTAAGGGACAGAATGCCAAGTGCCAATGTGGTGGCCGTAGCCGGTAATCAGAAGGGTCCAGGTTCAGCCCCTGGCGCTGGTACAcattggctttttcgtgaaCGATTTATTGACTGAATAAGGTTCCACAAAAAGTGGATGCTATTTGTGGAAGTAACAGGATGGGCTTCTTTTCCGCAGGCGCTAGCGTGTGCATTGTTTCTTGCGGCCCATGATTTTTATGATGCAGACTGATTGAGAGCGTGACGAACCACCGTGGCGTCACTCCTGATCGTAGCGGTGCCACCATGCAAAGCGCCCAAATTATCGTGATTGAGACTGTACGAGATGGAGTGAGTCAAGCTGGTGATTGCAAAACGCGGTAAATTTTTGGGACTGACAAAAGATGCGGCATTTTTTCTATAAATACTTCCTCTTCGAATAAACTGCACGTAGTTGAGAGTCAGCACGTGGTTTGTCCCATTTATGTTCTAAATCCTTGCCTGCATCTATTGCTGCAGTAAGCCGATATGAGCACGCAGCACTGCGTGGATGATAGGGTATCTCGTCGTCTGCTTTAACATTCCTCAAGCTCAGGATTTGTTTGAAGATGCCTGATACGATCTTGCAGTGCAACAGTGTGATTGAAGATTATGCAGCTGTACGTGAAATGTTCGTTACGTCTGGCACCCTGAAAAGATGTTCCCCCATACCTCTTGTGCAACGATTTTCAAAGTGCACTTCGGCGAATATAGTGTTTATAATAAATTGTTGCTGGTAATTACGTACATTTACCGTTTGTGACTACTTACCATTAGTTCAATGCACCCACGGTCAATGCTTGTCCCGCCTTGAGCCCTGTCGGTGACAACGGTCATCTGTACGTCGTACTGCTGATCCTGCGGTTTACATTGAGGGTTACGTAATGTTGCACTAGTCAGGTACGTTATGCCAGCCGTCTACCTGGATGTATATCCAAGACGTGACTGGGTAGTAACTGCTTGCTGTGGGTTCTGCTTTGGACGAAGCAGCCAGACTTGAGGGAAAATGGGAACACAGTCGTGGCCTCGTTAATGTGGACCCAGTTAAAACGGACAACTCGAATTATAGACAGTGTTTGGCAGGACCAAACTTTTCCAATGCATTTTCGTGCTCGTTAACATTCGGACAGTGGACGGTCCAGCAATGTATAAataggcagtgatggccactaactacgtctacagtagtttaactataactactaactactttgtgattgagtagtttaactagtagttcaactacttttcgggggagtagttaaaactacttttttaactacagcaatgtagtttaactacatctataactacttaacgttgtccaccaacaccaatcccttgtattgttcttggacaccccaatatgaatcacaagcaataatgaactttggctcaagccattgctacgatcgtcaaatacaaagcttgcggcgggattctttctgtgcctacgcgataaactaagttgcagaattatttgaCAGCAaatcaaatgaggcttcactagacaagcattaagagtgaagatttagtacacatgcacgacacaattgctctgcacctccgttctcatcaaacaagtagctcaaggtaaaagtcggaaacACAATCGCGctgtaaagcttgcggcaaaatcggaagtagttggcgccttcagtaacctgtagttaactacttaaaatagtagtttaactagtggttgccactacatttctgcaagtagttaactacCTTTTagctacaatcaggtagtttaactagtagtttaactacatgtagttaactactggccatcactgtaaATAGGGTTCttagttttcgggttaaaccggaTTTTTCACTATAGTTCCCCCCGAACAAGTTTGTCAAGAATTCGGAtgaaaacccgatatctacccgaaatccttgaggtccttcaacttgtcgttctggGTAAactgtcggaaaagtgaatcattaTATCGGCAAAGAGAGCTGCTTGCGACagcctatttgtcctccttttataatccccttCTGCAGGAGAAAAAGGACAgccttttgtggagctcgggcaagtgtttgattACCGGGGTCACTCACTGCGCCGGTTTGAAGCGGAAATATGAAGATTGTCGTTTCTTGTGCCAGTGTCACAGcggtggcttgtttcatatgcctttcgttttaCCCGAAAATTCTCCGACGACGTAACGAACGGAGATTGTAGCGACCGATTTCTCCCAGAATTCttgtgtgtaaatagcacccaaTTTTTTCCCCTCCTCGAATTTAAAAAatgatatacagtcaaccctcgatttatgaacgtcTTCGGTTTCTGGAAATATCAtacataaatcgagggattcataaatcgaaaattccgttaagtgagtactatcgagcaaatggaacagtatttccgagttgggattatgtttataatgcaatatattgtgtaattttgctttcaaCTATGTCTTCTGCTGTTAgtgcattcacactctgtttattatacaatactaaattgtttaattttgctttggaccatgccttgcACTGTGTCAATCTtagaaagaagagatgtcagcacatttgcactcgactggtctcggatttcctccgggatttttaatcTCCGGGTGATAATCTCCGTTAATGAATCTCCGGGTTAatctccgtttattaatctccgggtgacagcggccactttgttcataaattgagggcaaaaacgctggacAACTCCTAGTTCGTttccagaaattccattcattattcgaatatcatAAAATGAggggaaaatgcatgtaaaaagtttggttcctcgtgctcgtgttcataaaacgagggaattcataaataggaggttcataaatcgaggctTGACTCTAATTCGAAAACTAATAACCCTAGGTATAAACCATATGTAGTTGATGTATTTTCATCTCGTTAACATGTACGGTATCGGTATAGAGAACATCCTCTCCCCACATTCTACGGGAGAACTTTCGAAAGTGGGACGTTCCGTTGCGCAAAGGGAACCATGCCCTCTCCTTCGCAGCAGTCCAGGTGATGAGCTCTATGTGTTGCCGAGGTTTTGCTAAGCTTAAATTGATGTGCAACCAACAAAACCTGCAGGCAGGCACTAATTCAggaattttttaaataaaccTCTTCATaattgtttttgttatttccttggtattcgataatatggacaattcgctttatggaCGATTTTGGTCGGGGGAAAAAAAGTATCCATATTAGCGAGGCGTTATCTTTTGTGCCCAGTAGGGTAACGGTACATTCCCTTTTTCGAATGTGGCGTTGCTTTCACCTTTATGTTTTCGTTGACGTGTCAGTTGAAGCTAGCGAGTGTGTCCTACAAAGCTCTGCCAAATAAACGTGAAAGACAGTTATTTGCAGCGGTGTGAAACCCGTATTTCAAGTCTGAATAATGTAATGAATAGGACCGGGAGTTCATGCAAGGTGCATATTTTTTAATGCACGCTATAATGGATGTTTTAAGTGGACGTTTCTCCACACGTGAATAATCACGATGCAAATCTACCACATTTTGTGTGTCATATACGTAATTGCATATTTCGACATATTCCTCGCTGATTGTCATAGAATATGGTGGTTGCATAATATGTCATATTTGGGCGTAATTCACTGAGCAAACTTTTTGCACATTTCAGAAGCAAAACAAATCGCTGCGGTCAAGATGACCACTCTCTCAGTTTTGCCGCAGCTTTTGCTGTGATAGTAGCCATGTTAGGTGCACTAGCAAGTCAGTTACATGATGCATGGACTGAGGCAGAAATGGAGCCGCGTTTTTACTACCCACTGTAGACAACATTGGGCAGTCGTAGAGGACCATCAACGTACCTTCGTTTAACATCTTGCATCCCGTTGGAATCTGTGTAGAAAACCCCATTGTTGGCTATATCGCTCTCGTATCTGGTCACGATATCGGAGCCGTAACTTGATAAATTGAGATAGCTTCCATAAGTTACTTCCTGATTAGGTGGAAATCATACGGGTGCACTCACCCAATCGGAAGGGGACCAACGACCCACTCAAACTCAATGGTACTTCTGTCCTTGTAGAGCCGGACGACCTGTGTGATCCACTCATTGAATATCTGTTGGATCTCCTGTACTTCGGGGCCCTGACGGGGAAGAAGTACTGTGAGAAACATGCCCGAGTTTGTTAAAGCTCTAATCTGCCACCTTTATGACCCTGAAGGACACTTTGCCTCCCAAATCATGTGGAGTGTCTTTATCTGGATTGAAGACATAAGCTCCGGGCTGATTTCCAAGCTCTGAATTGTAGCCAGAGCTGTTGTACAGATAGAAGGACTGTTGCAGCCTCATGTCCGCCTTCAGTCTTTTTATTGTTATCTGCCTTATCAGTCCCGTTGCTTGGTCCATCTCTACGTCGTAGAACTTGCAAAGACAAAAGCGTAAGCGAAGAACTGACGAAGTAGTGGGTAACAGCTCTGGACATGTGTTATCCCATGTATACCCGATGATTATGTCTT contains:
- the LOC135398970 gene encoding eukaryotic translation initiation factor 2 subunit 1-like, with translation MPLSCRFYSQKYPEPEDVVMVNVRQIAEMGAYVYLLEYNNIEGMILLSELSRRRIRSINKLIRVGRSECVVVIRVDKDKGYIDLSKRRVSPEDITKCEEKFAKGKAVNSILRHVAETLKYETDEQLEELYKKTAWYFDEKHKKQASSYDVFKLSVTDPAVLDECNLDPNTKDVLLTNIKHRLTPQAVKIRADIEVFCYEYEGIDAVKNALKKGIALSTEDMPIKINLIAPPLYVMTTTTMERTEGLAALNLAIDKIRETIKEAGGAFNVKNAPKVVTETDEIELAKQLDRLEQENAEVDGDDDEEDADAGSGTESAGGDGDVDVVMEDA
- the LOC135398978 gene encoding chymotrypsinogen B-like encodes the protein MFIATALCILLFVLRTRSCLLNDFPIPTSCGQQQVDNLPRTLPWVVTIQVEAIADIRSPEDILPCPNAHQTLHTNSNRNTNMTSIPQDFFFGHLSRMAVTHRISSSCSGVIVSARHVLTAAHCLFSSHYRPTYRVFHRTNDAQTYLKHRRRDVLAVESATWHPHCKFHGTLKAIYDLAILVLSEPLDFAATKAVYSPICLPWPDLNVSDMVTWMAYNEAAASSSVYPEASQRRTREPVQLINCSAVMASTEYVQENQLCTSTGDNIRHLGDPGGPLMVESPEGWVVVGVLSWTNTTGKNSTTAVFTNVKDLMPWITEIVFETF